Proteins encoded within one genomic window of Chiloscyllium punctatum isolate Juve2018m chromosome 7, sChiPun1.3, whole genome shotgun sequence:
- the LOC140480149 gene encoding ankyrin repeat and SOCS box protein 17-like, giving the protein MSDDAERCCKELEVRQTVFGELLEKVAVKRLLGPIYRNWEPLVYHSLSNILRHIDAPGFDSLLSDYITFVHQPQDKRTLSFYLEFTEVCINTILYWLFTRKVSSLLVQKLLEKTVSYLGARGNQLGLIWRTFTPVYNPNPLSGVTPLHFVAQNRQSDILKILFQYGILEREESPMSTILIILFYPTSVARVHDLESTKLIEEAKLCLGLCVRVMYHINVAQIKAYISFRRQLLVSNWLDYIPVTRYQEPCELLHLCRMSIRSSLLANSGLPKGISLLPLPKLLQNYLNLER; this is encoded by the exons ATGTCTGACGACGCTGAAAGGTGCTGTAAAGAGCTAGAAGTGCGGCAGACTGTTTTTGGGGAGCTGCTGGAGAAAGTGGCTGTGAAGAGGTTACTGGGTCCAATATACCGCAACTGGGAGCCACTCGTTTACCATAGCCTATCGAACATCCTCCGCCACATCGACGCACCGGGTTTCGATTCCCTCCTCTCCGATTACATCACTTTCGTCCACCAGCCCCAGGACAAGAGAACTCTCAGTTTCTACTTGGAGTTTACAGAGGTCTGCATCAACACCATCCTGTACTGGCTATTTACCCGTAAGGTCAGCTCCCTGTTGGTGCaaaaactactggagaaaactGTCAGCTATCTGGGAGCTAGGGGCAACCAGCTGGGATTGATCTGGAG AACCTTCACACCAGTGTACAATCCAAACCCACTGAGCGGTGTGACCCCTTTACACTTTGTAGCTCAAAACAGGCAGTCAGACATTCTGAAGATTTTATTCCAGTATGGGATACTAGAGAGGGAGGAAAGTCCCATGTCCACAATTCTCATCATCCTCTTCTACCCAACATCAGTAGCAAGGGTACATGACCTTGAGTCAACAAAACTCATCGAGGAGGCAAAACTGTGTCTCGGTTTATGCGTTAGAGTGATGTATCACATTAATGTCGCACAAATCAAG GCGTATATTAGTTTTAGACGGCAACTTCTCGTTTCTAACTGGTTGGATTACATCCCTGTGACAAGATATCAAGAGCCTTGTGAGCTCCTTCACCTTTGCAGAATGTCTATTCGAAGCTCCCTGCTAGCCAATAGTGGGCTGCCTAAAGGAATTTCTTTGTTGCCGCTACCCAAATTGCTTCAGAATTACTtgaatttggaaagataa